The following are encoded together in the Flavobacterium haoranii genome:
- a CDS encoding DNA topoisomerase IV yields MKKIALLFSLSLVSCYQQERNCTDFKTGKFEFSQEIDGKTETSVFERNDSLQIENFRGTIDTSSVRWINDCEFVLQKLHPRNREEKKSIHMKILTTNDKGYSFEYSYVGETKKQRGVVTKVK; encoded by the coding sequence ATGAAAAAAATTGCATTATTATTCTCTTTAAGCTTAGTTTCGTGTTACCAACAAGAAAGAAATTGCACCGATTTTAAAACGGGAAAATTTGAATTTTCTCAGGAAATTGATGGAAAAACCGAAACTTCGGTTTTTGAAAGAAACGACTCGTTACAAATTGAAAATTTTAGAGGAACAATTGATACATCTAGTGTGAGATGGATTAATGATTGTGAGTTTGTTTTACAAAAATTGCACCCTAGAAATAGAGAAGAGAAAAAATCGATTCACATGAAAATTTTGACTACAAACGATAAGGGTTATTCTTTTGAATATTCTTATGTGGGTGAAACAAAAAAACAACGAGGTGTTGTTACAAAAGTGAAATAA
- a CDS encoding DUF6095 family protein: MATDKEVLFKGVKKLAGSLPFLFMGPVVINSAFKNQGHPLYPFVLLLGILICVLAVYLLFKGVTTITKSMFDGDRNK; encoded by the coding sequence ATGGCAACAGATAAAGAAGTTTTATTTAAAGGCGTAAAAAAATTAGCAGGCTCACTTCCTTTTTTATTTATGGGACCGGTTGTAATTAATAGTGCTTTTAAAAATCAAGGTCATCCTTTATATCCTTTTGTACTGTTATTAGGAATTTTAATTTGTGTTTTAGCGGTTTATTTACTTTTTAAAGGAGTAACTACCATTACAAAAAGCATGTTTGATGGCGACAGAAATAAGTGA
- a CDS encoding DUF1572 family protein, with product MATEISDIYLESIEKQMLYYKTIAEKAIDQLEDSQLFISVNDDTNSIAVIIKHMAGNMLSRWTDFLTTDGEKEWRNRDGEFENELVTKTELLAFWNKGWDCFFYTLNSLQPEDLNKIIYIRNQGQTVVDAINRQLAHYPYHIGQIVFYAKMLKQTSWDSLSIPKNKSNDYNADKFSQEKSLQHFTDDELKKLK from the coding sequence ATGGCGACAGAAATAAGTGATATCTATCTTGAAAGCATCGAAAAGCAAATGTTGTATTATAAAACAATTGCTGAAAAAGCTATAGATCAACTTGAAGATTCGCAACTTTTTATTTCGGTTAATGATGATACCAATTCGATTGCGGTTATTATAAAACACATGGCTGGAAATATGTTATCGCGTTGGACAGATTTTTTAACAACTGATGGAGAAAAAGAATGGCGTAATAGAGATGGTGAATTTGAAAATGAACTCGTTACTAAAACCGAACTTTTAGCTTTTTGGAATAAAGGTTGGGATTGCTTTTTTTATACCCTAAACAGTTTACAACCCGAAGATTTAAATAAGATTATTTACATTCGCAATCAAGGACAAACTGTTGTTGACGCTATAAATAGGCAATTAGCACATTATCCTTATCATATAGGTCAAATTGTTTTTTATGCCAAAATGCTAAAACAAACTTCTTGGGATAGCCTTTCTATTCCAAAAAACAAATCAAATGATTATAATGCTGATAAATTTTCGCAAGAAAAATCGTTACAGCATTTTACTGATGATGAATTAAAAAAATTAAAATAG
- a CDS encoding multicopper oxidase family protein gives MKKLYILFLLFFSIIVFAQKVVRYDLYVKDTIVNYAGKEKRAIAVNGQIPMPTLTFTEGDIAEIHVYNQLKETTSLHWHGLYVPNKEDGVPFLTQKPIQPGAEYVYKFPIIQSGTHWYHSHSGMQEQIGMYGMLILNKKEEDKTFRAGIDDLPQVPIMLSEWTNYNPKNVHRMLHSASDWFAIKKNAVQSYGEAIKEGHFATKFNNEWKRMLAMDVSDVYYDSFLINGKQTNQLSQFKKGDKVRLRIANGGASSYFWLTYAGGKMTVVANDGNDVEPVEVDRLIIGVSETYDVVVTVPMNMSYEFLATSEDRIGSASLFLGNGHKMKADSLPRLQYFEGMKMMNDMMNMDGTMNDMGMKMSFQKMDLNQVMYPELKSDKKKNTEEKMEMKSMDHKMEDHSMHSMEMKPNSKLVTLNYGMLKAPFKTSFPDSLPVKELRFELTGNMNRYVWSMDNKVMSETDKILIKKGEVVRITLVNNSMMRHPMHLHGHDFRILNGKNEYAPLKNVLDILPMETDVIEFEANTDGDWFFHCHILYHMMSGMNRVFSYENSSPNPYLPNKEKAYKMLQEESNQWHFMAENDFATNGNDGRMKFQNTRWSIGTEWRLGYNDDHGYESETHIGRYIGKNQWFMPFIGFDARYRKLDTGEIEENIFGQESTKDKRLQASVGFVYTLPLLINFQTEVYHDGNVRLQLMREDIPVSKRLRFAFMVNTDKEYMSGLKYIVGKNLSVTTHYDSDMGLGFGLNVNY, from the coding sequence ATGAAGAAGCTATATATATTATTTCTATTGTTTTTCTCAATAATAGTATTTGCTCAAAAAGTAGTGAGATATGATTTATATGTAAAAGACACAATAGTAAATTATGCAGGAAAAGAAAAAAGAGCTATAGCTGTAAACGGACAAATTCCTATGCCAACTCTAACCTTTACTGAAGGCGATATTGCAGAAATTCACGTTTATAATCAGCTAAAAGAAACAACGTCCTTACATTGGCACGGATTATATGTTCCAAATAAAGAAGATGGTGTTCCTTTTTTAACACAAAAACCAATTCAACCTGGTGCTGAATATGTTTATAAATTTCCTATTATACAGTCGGGTACGCATTGGTATCACAGTCATAGTGGTATGCAAGAGCAAATCGGAATGTATGGAATGCTAATTCTTAATAAAAAAGAAGAAGACAAGACATTTAGAGCAGGAATCGACGATTTACCGCAAGTTCCCATTATGTTAAGTGAATGGACGAACTATAATCCAAAGAATGTTCATAGAATGTTACATAGTGCATCCGATTGGTTTGCTATTAAGAAAAATGCTGTTCAAAGTTATGGCGAAGCAATCAAGGAAGGACATTTTGCAACAAAATTTAATAATGAGTGGAAAAGAATGTTGGCAATGGATGTTAGTGATGTCTATTACGATTCTTTTTTGATCAATGGAAAGCAAACCAATCAATTATCTCAGTTTAAAAAAGGAGATAAAGTTAGGCTTCGTATTGCAAATGGAGGAGCTTCTTCTTATTTCTGGTTGACTTATGCTGGTGGAAAAATGACAGTTGTGGCAAATGATGGAAATGATGTAGAACCAGTTGAAGTAGATCGCCTGATAATTGGAGTTTCAGAAACTTATGATGTTGTAGTTACAGTTCCAATGAACATGTCTTATGAATTTTTAGCAACTTCTGAAGATAGAATAGGTTCAGCTTCACTTTTTTTAGGAAATGGGCATAAAATGAAAGCAGATTCATTACCTCGTCTTCAATATTTTGAAGGAATGAAAATGATGAACGACATGATGAATATGGATGGGACAATGAATGATATGGGTATGAAAATGAGTTTTCAAAAAATGGATTTGAACCAAGTGATGTATCCTGAATTGAAATCCGATAAAAAGAAAAATACTGAAGAGAAAATGGAAATGAAATCTATGGATCATAAAATGGAAGACCATTCTATGCATTCTATGGAAATGAAACCAAATTCAAAACTAGTTACATTAAATTATGGAATGCTAAAAGCTCCTTTTAAAACTTCATTTCCAGATTCACTTCCTGTTAAAGAATTACGTTTTGAATTAACTGGAAACATGAATCGCTATGTGTGGAGTATGGATAATAAAGTGATGTCTGAAACCGATAAAATTCTGATTAAAAAAGGAGAAGTAGTTCGCATAACATTGGTAAATAATTCAATGATGCGTCACCCAATGCATTTACACGGACACGATTTTAGAATATTAAACGGCAAAAATGAATACGCTCCTTTAAAAAATGTGTTGGATATTTTACCAATGGAAACTGATGTAATTGAATTTGAAGCCAATACGGATGGCGATTGGTTTTTTCATTGCCATATTTTGTATCATATGATGTCGGGAATGAATCGAGTTTTTAGTTATGAAAATTCATCTCCAAATCCATATTTACCAAATAAAGAAAAAGCTTATAAAATGCTTCAAGAAGAAAGTAATCAGTGGCATTTTATGGCAGAAAATGATTTTGCTACAAATGGAAATGACGGTAGAATGAAGTTTCAAAATACACGATGGAGTATTGGAACAGAATGGAGATTAGGTTACAATGATGATCACGGTTATGAATCCGAAACTCACATTGGTCGTTATATTGGGAAAAATCAATGGTTTATGCCTTTCATTGGTTTTGATGCTCGTTATAGAAAATTAGATACGGGAGAAATTGAAGAAAATATTTTTGGACAAGAAAGTACAAAAGACAAACGTTTACAAGCAAGTGTCGGATTTGTTTACACATTACCTTTATTGATTAATTTTCAAACAGAAGTATATCATGATGGGAATGTGAGATTACAATTAATGCGTGAAGATATTCCAGTTTCAAAAAGATTAAGATTTGCATTTATGGTAAATACCGACAAAGAGTATATGTCTGGTTTAAAATATATAGTTGGAAAAAACCTATCGGTTACTACTCATTATGACAGTGATATGGGTTTAGGTTTTGGTTTAAATGTTAATTACTAA
- a CDS encoding helix-turn-helix domain-containing protein, producing MNKLYIKNMVCNRCVLVVQTELDKLNFPVKEINLGEVIFQNSISDDDKKKISAQLEPFGFQLLDDDNSKTIEKIKATLIDLIQNKHNDILVNVSDYLQDKLHQDYSKLSNLFSDIEGISIEKYFINLKIEKVKELIVYDELSLSEIADLLHYSSSAHLSNQFKKVTGFTPSYFKKMKGSKRIQLDKL from the coding sequence ATGAATAAGTTATATATAAAAAATATGGTTTGTAATCGTTGTGTATTAGTTGTACAAACCGAACTTGATAAATTAAATTTCCCAGTGAAAGAAATTAATTTAGGTGAAGTTATTTTCCAAAATTCTATTTCTGATGACGATAAAAAGAAAATCAGTGCTCAATTAGAGCCTTTTGGGTTTCAATTATTAGACGATGATAATAGTAAAACGATAGAAAAAATAAAAGCTACTTTAATCGATTTGATTCAGAATAAGCACAACGATATTTTGGTAAACGTTTCCGATTATTTACAAGATAAATTACATCAAGATTATAGTAAATTAAGCAATTTGTTTTCGGATATAGAAGGCATTAGTATCGAAAAATACTTCATCAATTTGAAGATTGAAAAAGTAAAAGAATTAATTGTTTATGACGAATTATCACTTTCTGAAATTGCCGATTTATTACATTATAGTAGTAGTGCTCATTTAAGTAACCAATTTAAAAAAGTAACGGGTTTTACACCTTCTTATTTTAAAAAGATGAAAGGTAGTAAACGCATCCAACTTGATAAATTATAA
- a CDS encoding heavy metal translocating P-type ATPase, which produces MKHTYKISGITCDGCVANVKKKLQANTSISDVVIDKATGITEITMQNHVSLQELQENLGGNESKYQISTTKDKLPEPPKSCCSVSEHHHHESKESSFSIQPGKYYCPMHCEGDKVYDNPGDCPVCGMDLVKQPELIQKVQFTCPMHPEVISDEPGSCPKCGMDLVPLEPTTSEEEETYQKLWKKMKIALLFSIPVFIISMSDMIPNNPLHHIMSMEKWNWMQFFLTLPVVFYACWMFFERAWRSIVNWNLNMFTLIGIGTGVAFIFSIFGLLFPAIFPPEFKTEEGTVHLYFEATAVVLTLVLLGQLLEAKAHTKTSGAIKELLKLAPSEATIEENGIERKVSIHSIQKGAILRVKPGEKIPVDGTITEGSTSIDESMITGEPIPVEKDVADKVSSGTINGTKSFLMVAEKVGSETLLSQIVQMVTDASRSRAPIQNLVDKISKYFVPIVVIISVVTFLVWWQFGPNPKLVYAFINAIAVLIIACPCALGLATPMSVMVGVGKGAHSGVLIKNAEAIEKMDKIDVLITDKTGTITEGKPSVENIVIKKGNNEDVLSKIASLNKNSEHPLANAIVDYVHSKGIQSQNVEKFDSITGKGVKGIVNGASVYIGNKKLLEQEQILISSQFEDEVLVAQKQGKTVSYIAIDKKVVAYIVIKDAIKKTSLQAIKELQNQGIEVIMLTGDNENTAKAVASEVNLTNYKASCLPQDKLEYIKMLQAEGKIVAMAGDGINDAPALAQSNIGIAMGTGTDVAIESAKITLVKGDLMGIVKAKNLSHAVMRNIKQNLFFAFIYNSLGIPVAAGVLFPFFGLLLSPMIAALAMSFSSVSVIANALRLRTIKI; this is translated from the coding sequence ATGAAACATACCTATAAAATATCAGGAATTACTTGCGATGGTTGTGTTGCAAACGTGAAAAAAAAGCTTCAAGCAAATACTTCAATTTCAGATGTAGTAATAGATAAAGCAACAGGAATTACTGAAATTACGATGCAAAATCATGTTTCGCTCCAAGAATTACAAGAAAATTTAGGAGGAAACGAAAGTAAATATCAAATTTCAACTACAAAAGATAAACTTCCAGAACCGCCTAAGTCTTGTTGTTCTGTTTCAGAACATCATCATCACGAATCAAAGGAAAGTAGTTTTTCTATACAACCCGGTAAATATTATTGCCCTATGCATTGCGAAGGCGATAAAGTTTATGATAATCCTGGCGATTGCCCTGTTTGCGGAATGGATTTAGTAAAACAACCAGAACTTATTCAAAAAGTACAGTTTACTTGCCCTATGCATCCCGAAGTAATTTCAGATGAACCGGGAAGTTGTCCAAAATGTGGAATGGATTTAGTTCCACTTGAACCAACAACTTCAGAAGAAGAAGAAACATATCAAAAACTGTGGAAAAAAATGAAAATAGCATTACTTTTTAGTATTCCTGTTTTTATTATTTCCATGTCCGATATGATTCCGAATAATCCTTTACATCATATTATGAGTATGGAAAAATGGAATTGGATGCAATTTTTTTTAACACTACCTGTTGTTTTTTACGCGTGTTGGATGTTTTTTGAAAGAGCATGGCGTTCTATAGTAAATTGGAATTTGAACATGTTTACACTCATTGGAATTGGTACAGGTGTAGCCTTTATTTTTAGTATTTTCGGTTTATTATTTCCAGCTATTTTTCCACCCGAATTTAAAACCGAAGAAGGAACTGTTCACTTGTATTTTGAAGCCACAGCTGTTGTTTTAACATTAGTTTTATTAGGCCAATTATTAGAAGCCAAAGCACATACTAAAACAAGTGGTGCTATAAAGGAATTATTAAAATTAGCGCCCTCGGAAGCTACAATTGAAGAAAATGGTATAGAAAGAAAAGTATCCATACATTCCATTCAAAAAGGAGCAATTTTAAGAGTAAAGCCTGGTGAAAAAATTCCTGTTGATGGAACAATTACTGAAGGTTCTACAAGTATAGATGAGTCGATGATTACTGGTGAACCCATTCCAGTTGAGAAAGATGTAGCAGATAAAGTGAGTTCTGGAACTATTAACGGAACAAAATCATTTTTAATGGTTGCTGAAAAAGTTGGTTCCGAAACCTTATTGTCACAAATTGTTCAAATGGTAACAGATGCTAGTCGTTCTAGAGCGCCAATTCAAAATTTAGTAGATAAAATTTCGAAGTATTTTGTTCCCATCGTAGTTATTATTTCAGTAGTAACATTTTTAGTTTGGTGGCAATTTGGTCCAAATCCTAAATTGGTTTACGCTTTTATTAATGCTATTGCGGTTTTAATTATTGCTTGTCCTTGTGCTTTAGGTTTGGCTACGCCAATGTCGGTTATGGTTGGAGTTGGAAAAGGAGCTCATTCAGGTGTGCTAATTAAAAATGCTGAAGCCATCGAAAAAATGGATAAAATTGATGTTTTAATTACTGATAAAACGGGAACAATAACTGAGGGAAAACCATCTGTAGAAAACATTGTTATAAAAAAAGGAAATAATGAAGATGTACTAAGTAAGATTGCTTCATTAAATAAAAATAGCGAACATCCATTAGCAAATGCTATTGTAGATTATGTTCATTCAAAAGGAATTCAATCGCAAAACGTAGAAAAATTTGATTCAATTACGGGTAAAGGAGTTAAAGGAATAGTCAATGGAGCTTCGGTTTACATTGGTAACAAAAAATTGCTTGAACAAGAACAAATTCTAATAAGTAGTCAATTTGAAGATGAAGTATTAGTAGCGCAAAAACAAGGTAAAACGGTTTCATATATTGCTATTGATAAAAAAGTTGTGGCTTATATCGTTATAAAAGATGCTATTAAGAAAACGAGTTTACAAGCCATAAAAGAATTGCAAAATCAAGGAATAGAGGTTATTATGTTAACTGGCGATAATGAAAATACAGCAAAAGCAGTAGCATCTGAAGTTAACTTAACGAATTATAAAGCTAGTTGTTTACCTCAAGATAAGTTAGAGTATATTAAAATGTTGCAAGCTGAAGGTAAAATTGTTGCCATGGCTGGCGATGGAATTAATGATGCACCTGCGTTAGCACAATCGAATATTGGAATTGCAATGGGAACAGGAACTGATGTAGCTATTGAAAGTGCAAAAATAACTTTAGTTAAAGGCGATTTAATGGGAATTGTGAAAGCAAAAAACTTGAGTCATGCTGTCATGCGAAATATCAAACAGAATTTATTCTTCGCATTTATTTATAATTCATTAGGAATTCCGGTTGCAGCAGGAGTTTTATTTCCTTTTTTCGGATTACTGCTTTCACCTATGATTGCTGCATTAGCAATGAGTTTTAGTTCTGTTTCAGTTATAGCAAATGCATTACGATTACGAACCATTAAAATTTAA